A part of Streptococcus porcinus genomic DNA contains:
- a CDS encoding endonuclease/exonuclease/phosphatase family protein, translating to MAKWLTLNTHSWMEANALKKLFDLAEHILAEKYDVICLQEVNQLIESDLATEDSFYQKIPGTPSLHKDNFALLLTNYLAKRGQPYYWSWAYNHIGYDIYKEGVVILSKKPMRVRGILVTAIDDEYDYHTRRVLLAKTEVDGREVALASVHLSWFGKGFEEEWSMLEQSLQNLNLPLVVMGDFNNPTDSKGYNMILRSSLGLRDSHKEAEIVFGDHSIVSDIDGWEGNRYSFKVDHAFMSQEFNISRSEITFEGGDAPVVSDHYGLSVEASWINSD from the coding sequence ATGGCGAAATGGTTAACTTTAAATACACATTCTTGGATGGAAGCGAATGCCTTAAAAAAACTGTTTGATTTGGCAGAACATATACTTGCTGAGAAGTATGATGTCATTTGCTTACAGGAAGTCAATCAATTAATTGAGAGTGATTTAGCTACTGAAGACTCTTTTTACCAAAAAATTCCAGGAACACCATCCTTACATAAGGATAATTTTGCCCTCTTACTCACTAATTATTTAGCAAAGCGGGGGCAACCTTACTATTGGTCATGGGCTTATAATCATATCGGTTACGATATTTATAAGGAAGGCGTGGTTATTCTTTCAAAAAAACCAATGCGGGTTAGGGGTATCCTAGTGACAGCGATTGATGATGAGTATGACTATCACACGAGACGCGTGCTATTGGCTAAGACAGAGGTTGATGGAAGAGAAGTGGCCCTCGCTTCTGTTCACTTGTCTTGGTTTGGAAAGGGATTTGAAGAAGAATGGTCTATGCTGGAGCAGAGCTTGCAGAATTTGAATTTACCCTTAGTTGTTATGGGAGACTTTAATAATCCGACAGACAGTAAAGGGTATAATATGATACTGAGAAGTTCCTTGGGGCTACGGGATAGTCACAAGGAAGCAGAAATCGTTTTTGGAGATCATAGTATTGTATCTGATATAGATGGTTGGGAAGGTAATAGATACTCCTTTAAGGTGGATCATGCATTTATGAGCCAAGAGTTTAATATTAGTCGCTCAGAAATAACTTTTGAAGGAGGAGATGCCCCAGTTGTCAGTGATCATTATGGTCTATCGGTGGAAGCGAGCTGGATCAATTCGGATTAA
- a CDS encoding kinase, with product MPNLIIIRGNAASGKSSLARALQRQLGENTLRLSQDELRREMLLAHDGFNTPTIPLLKTLLHYGFNNCDYIILEGILKADWYQPIWHYITEKSHIKTLAYYYDLTFEETVKRHSQRAKAKDFGKESLEKWWNDKDYIKVIPEHLFSAEISIAQALSHILKDIEKSQDTLS from the coding sequence ATGCCTAATTTGATTATTATCAGAGGAAATGCCGCAAGTGGCAAAAGCAGCTTAGCTAGAGCACTTCAAAGACAGTTAGGAGAAAATACCTTACGGCTTTCACAAGATGAGTTGCGACGGGAGATGCTCTTAGCACATGATGGCTTCAATACGCCAACTATCCCACTGTTAAAAACCTTATTACATTACGGCTTTAATAACTGTGACTACATTATTTTAGAAGGTATTCTAAAAGCGGACTGGTATCAACCCATTTGGCACTACATCACTGAGAAGTCACATATCAAAACCTTAGCGTATTACTATGACCTTACATTTGAAGAAACCGTCAAGCGACACTCCCAAAGAGCTAAAGCAAAGGATTTTGGAAAAGAATCTCTAGAGAAATGGTGGAATGACAAAGATTACATTAAAGTTATTCCCGAACATCTTTTCAGTGCAGAAATTTCGATAGCACAAGCTCTCAGTCACATTTTAAAAGATATAGAAAAAAGTCAGGACACTTTATCCTGA
- a CDS encoding M42 family metallopeptidase, which yields MKTTVDYITKLTQIPSPTGFTKKIMEYVADELRNFGYQPIKTNKGGLMVSVKGQDDNKHRLVTAHLDTLGAMVRAIKPDGRLKMDLVGGFVYNAIEGENCTVHLAKNGKEISGTILIHQTSVHVYKDAGTAERSQANMEVRLDEKVRTADETRALGIEVGDFISFDPRVVLTDSGFIKSRHLDDKVSAAILMELLKEYHIHNITLPYTTHFYFSAFEEVGHGANSSLPEETVEYLAVDMGAMGDDQATDEYSVSICVKDASGPYHYDLRQHMVALCLQNDIPYQLDIYPYYGSDASAALRSGAEVKHALLGAGIESSHSYERTHRDSVEATEKLVDAYLRSQMIE from the coding sequence ATGAAAACAACTGTTGATTATATTACAAAGCTCACTCAAATCCCCTCACCAACAGGCTTTACCAAGAAAATTATGGAATATGTTGCTGATGAACTACGTAACTTTGGTTATCAACCCATAAAAACTAATAAGGGCGGTCTTATGGTCTCTGTTAAAGGTCAAGATGACAACAAACACCGTCTTGTAACTGCCCATTTAGATACTTTAGGAGCAATGGTCCGTGCCATTAAACCTGATGGCCGACTAAAAATGGACTTAGTTGGAGGTTTTGTTTATAACGCTATTGAAGGTGAAAACTGTACTGTTCACCTTGCTAAAAATGGTAAGGAAATTTCAGGAACTATTCTCATTCACCAAACATCCGTCCATGTTTATAAAGACGCTGGCACTGCTGAGCGCAGCCAAGCTAATATGGAAGTTAGACTTGATGAAAAAGTCCGCACAGCTGATGAAACCCGTGCCCTTGGGATCGAAGTTGGTGATTTTATTTCCTTTGATCCTAGAGTCGTGCTCACAGATTCTGGTTTTATTAAATCTCGACATTTAGACGACAAGGTTTCTGCAGCTATTCTGATGGAATTGTTAAAAGAATATCATATCCATAATATTACTTTGCCTTACACGACTCATTTTTACTTCTCAGCCTTCGAAGAAGTTGGTCACGGTGCCAACTCCAGCTTACCAGAAGAAACCGTTGAATACCTAGCAGTTGATATGGGAGCAATGGGAGATGACCAAGCAACAGATGAATACTCCGTTTCTATCTGTGTTAAAGATGCCTCTGGCCCCTACCATTACGATCTTCGTCAACATATGGTCGCCCTTTGCCTCCAAAATGACATTCCGTATCAATTAGATATTTATCCTTACTATGGCTCAGATGCTTCAGCTGCTCTGAGATCTGGTGCTGAAGTTAAACATGCTCTCCTTGGAGCAGGAATAGAGTCGAGTCATTCATACGAAAGAACGCATAGGGACTCTGTTGAAGCTACAGAAAAACTAGTAGATGCTTACCTTAGAAGTCAAATGATTGAGTAA
- the nrdI gene encoding class Ib ribonucleoside-diphosphate reductase assembly flavoprotein NrdI — MSDLTIVFISLSGNTLSFVKRLSLYLEEKYNIHTKPINIKELKHNTFPVDDDFVAILPTYLEGGNGLDSGDVEILTNPLGDFIEAHDNFKRCFGIIGSGNRNFNNQYCLTAKQYEKRFGFPMLGDFELRGTSADIERLAEIIIEKKKLFQEHP, encoded by the coding sequence ATGTCTGATTTAACCATTGTCTTTATTAGTTTAAGTGGAAACACACTTAGCTTTGTCAAACGCTTGAGCCTATATTTAGAAGAAAAATATAACATCCACACCAAGCCAATTAACATTAAAGAGTTAAAACATAACACTTTTCCTGTTGATGATGATTTTGTCGCTATTTTACCCACCTATTTAGAAGGAGGAAACGGCCTAGACTCCGGAGATGTAGAAATTCTCACCAATCCTTTAGGTGATTTTATAGAAGCTCACGATAACTTCAAACGTTGCTTTGGAATTATTGGTTCTGGCAACCGTAATTTTAATAACCAATATTGTTTGACAGCGAAACAGTATGAAAAACGTTTTGGCTTTCCTATGCTCGGTGATTTTGAATTACGGGGAACTAGTGCTGATATTGAACGCTTAGCTGAAATAATTATCGAAAAGAAAAAACTTTTTCAAGAACACCCATAG
- a CDS encoding bifunctional 2',3'-cyclic-nucleotide 2'-phosphodiesterase/3'-nucleotidase, giving the protein MRKYYISKSAIWLAMLLSAGATQIVKAESSPDITTPMSSNTRVPSSEALATTTTNSTPTAPTITDSTTITNNTSNQEIPSVTTNLDPKINAQLAPVAKQQASAPVEGQNIDVRIVSTTDLHSNLVNYDYYQDKDSQTIGLAKTAILIDQARTENPNTILVDNGDILQGTPLGTYTALIKPVSAEEVHPMYAALNALGYDASTLGNHEFNYGLPFLKQVIASAGLPIVNANVLDANNDQFVFKPYDIITKTFIDANGQAVNLKVGITGIVPPQIMAWDKANLEGKVRVKDAVQAVTEIIPTIKKAGADIILVLAHTGIGDNIYEAGEENVGYQIASLTGVDAVVTGHSHAEFPSGTGTGTYETYAGVDGVSGLINGTPVTMAGKYGDHIGVIDLDLTYTGGKWLVNKDKNHAEIRKINTKSTDADPKILAIAAKAHQGTIDYVRQTVGETTAPINSYFALVKDDPSVQIVNKAQLWYAKQQLAGTPEANLPLLSAAAPFKAGTRNDPTAYTDISAGPIAIKNVADLYLYDNVTAIVKVTGADLKEWLEMAAGQFNTIDPTNTAPQNLINTDYRTYNFDVIDGVTYEFDITQANKYDAKGNLVNPNSSRVRNLKYQGQDIDPNQEFMVVTNNYRSSGTFPGVKNASLNRLLNLENRQAIINYIVSEKTINPTADNNWYFANTIEGLNLHFLTADGAKKLLNDVKDIRYHAPSSIEGFGDFIFTYVKSEAPTSPVGTADTTNPANPHQTDYKLTDSQRQYIYQLAANLYQQTNRAQTSKSETIANKELPHTGVKESKNSFLLGLSFLGIAGLFRKKNQKKE; this is encoded by the coding sequence ATGAGAAAATACTATATTTCAAAAAGTGCGATTTGGCTTGCTATGTTACTTTCTGCAGGAGCAACTCAGATAGTAAAAGCGGAAAGTAGCCCTGATATAACTACCCCAATGAGTAGCAATACTAGGGTTCCAAGTAGTGAGGCTTTAGCCACAACAACCACTAACAGCACCCCAACAGCTCCAACAATAACTGATTCAACAACTATTACTAACAATACTAGTAACCAAGAAATACCAAGTGTAACTACTAATCTCGACCCCAAGATCAATGCCCAGCTAGCTCCCGTAGCTAAACAACAAGCTTCAGCTCCTGTTGAAGGGCAAAATATTGACGTGCGTATTGTTTCGACAACAGACCTCCATTCTAATCTTGTTAATTATGACTACTATCAAGATAAGGATTCACAAACCATCGGCTTAGCAAAAACTGCCATTCTTATCGACCAAGCACGCACTGAAAATCCTAACACTATCCTCGTAGACAACGGCGACATTCTACAAGGCACTCCACTTGGCACTTACACTGCCCTAATTAAGCCAGTGTCAGCAGAAGAAGTCCATCCTATGTATGCTGCACTAAATGCTCTTGGTTATGATGCCTCCACTCTTGGCAACCACGAATTTAACTATGGACTTCCTTTTCTAAAACAGGTCATCGCCTCAGCAGGACTTCCAATTGTCAACGCTAACGTTTTAGATGCAAATAATGACCAGTTCGTTTTTAAGCCTTACGATATTATTACCAAAACCTTTATAGATGCTAATGGCCAGGCAGTCAACCTCAAAGTTGGAATTACAGGAATTGTTCCTCCCCAAATTATGGCCTGGGATAAGGCAAACCTCGAAGGTAAAGTTAGGGTCAAAGATGCTGTTCAAGCGGTGACAGAAATTATCCCTACCATTAAAAAGGCTGGTGCTGATATCATCTTAGTTCTTGCACACACTGGTATCGGTGATAACATTTACGAAGCTGGCGAGGAAAATGTCGGTTATCAAATTGCCAGTTTAACAGGCGTTGATGCTGTTGTGACAGGGCATTCACACGCTGAATTTCCTTCTGGAACAGGCACTGGAACTTACGAAACCTACGCAGGTGTTGATGGTGTTTCAGGTCTCATTAACGGCACTCCCGTTACCATGGCTGGAAAATATGGCGACCATATCGGGGTAATTGATTTAGACCTTACTTATACTGGTGGTAAATGGCTTGTTAACAAGGATAAAAACCATGCCGAAATACGGAAAATCAACACTAAATCAACAGACGCTGATCCTAAAATTCTTGCAATAGCCGCTAAAGCTCATCAAGGAACAATTGATTATGTTCGTCAAACCGTTGGAGAAACAACAGCACCAATCAATAGCTATTTTGCCTTAGTGAAAGATGACCCTTCTGTTCAGATTGTGAACAAAGCTCAGCTATGGTATGCTAAACAACAATTAGCAGGTACTCCTGAAGCAAACCTTCCACTCCTTTCTGCAGCTGCACCATTTAAAGCTGGTACACGAAATGACCCAACGGCTTATACTGATATTTCTGCCGGTCCAATTGCAATCAAAAATGTTGCAGACCTCTATCTTTATGATAACGTTACCGCCATCGTTAAAGTAACAGGTGCAGATCTCAAAGAATGGTTAGAAATGGCTGCTGGGCAATTCAACACAATTGACCCAACTAATACTGCCCCTCAAAACCTTATTAACACTGATTACCGTACCTATAATTTTGATGTCATCGATGGTGTGACTTATGAATTTGATATTACCCAAGCTAATAAGTACGATGCAAAAGGCAACTTAGTGAATCCTAATTCTAGTCGAGTTCGCAACTTGAAATACCAAGGACAAGATATTGATCCCAATCAAGAATTCATGGTTGTGACCAACAACTATCGTTCGAGCGGAACTTTTCCCGGCGTGAAAAACGCAAGCCTCAATCGTCTCTTAAACTTGGAAAATCGCCAAGCCATTATTAACTATATTGTTTCTGAAAAAACCATTAATCCAACTGCTGACAACAACTGGTACTTCGCTAATACTATCGAAGGCCTGAATTTACATTTTCTGACCGCTGATGGAGCGAAAAAACTACTTAATGACGTCAAAGATATTAGATATCATGCACCTTCATCTATTGAAGGTTTTGGCGATTTTATCTTTACCTATGTCAAGTCTGAGGCTCCGACAAGCCCCGTAGGAACAGCTGATACTACTAATCCAGCCAATCCTCATCAGACAGATTATAAACTTACCGATTCACAACGCCAGTACATCTATCAACTAGCAGCTAACCTCTATCAGCAAACAAACAGAGCCCAAACTAGCAAAAGTGAAACTATTGCTAATAAAGAACTACCGCACACAGGTGTCAAAGAATCAAAAAATAGTTTCTTGCTAGGACTAAGTTTTCTGGGAATTGCTGGACTCTTTAGGAAAAAGAATCAAAAAAAAGAATAA
- a CDS encoding RelA/SpoT family protein, with the protein MAKEINLSGEEVVALAAAYMNKNDVAFVKKALDYATAAHYYQARKSGEPYIIHPIQVAGILADLQLDAVTVACGFLHDVVEDTDITLDNIEMDFGSDVRDIVDGVTKLGKVEYKSHEEQLAENHRKMLMAMSKDIRVILVKLADRLHNMRTLKHLRKDKQERISRETMEIYAPLAHRLGISRIKWELEDLAFRYLNESEFYKISHMMREKRREREALVDEIVDKIITYTREQGLYGDVYGRPKHIYSIYRKMRDKKKRFDQIFDLIAIRCVMETQSDVYAMVGYIHELWRPMPGRFKDYIAAPKANGYQSIHTTVYGPKGPIEIQIRTKDMHQVAEYGVAAHWAYKKGVKGKVSQSDQKVGMNWINELVELQDASNGDAKDFVDSVKEDIFSERIYVFTPNGAVQELPKESGPIDFAYAIHTQVGEKATGARVNGKMVPLTAKLKTGDVVEIVTNPNSFGPSRDWIKIVKTNKARNKIRQFFKNQDKELSVNKGRELLVNYFQEQGYVANKYLEKRRMEEILPRLSVKSVESLYAAVGFGDLSPVSIFNKLTEKERREEERAKAKAEAEELVKGGEVKHENKEVLKVRSENGVIIQGASGLLMRIAKCCNPVPGDPIEGYITKGRGIAIHRADCNNIKSQEGYEQRLIEVEWDMENFSKDYQAEIDIYGLNRSGLLNDVLQILSNSTKSISAVNAQPTKDMKFANIHVSFGIPNLTQLTTVVEKIKTVPDIYNVKRTNG; encoded by the coding sequence ATGGCAAAAGAAATAAATTTATCTGGAGAAGAGGTCGTTGCTCTAGCGGCGGCTTATATGAATAAAAATGACGTCGCCTTTGTAAAAAAAGCATTAGATTATGCAACAGCTGCTCATTACTATCAAGCTCGAAAATCTGGTGAACCTTACATTATTCATCCTATTCAAGTGGCAGGAATTTTGGCGGATCTACAATTAGATGCCGTGACGGTTGCTTGTGGTTTTCTACATGATGTCGTTGAAGATACTGATATTACTTTAGATAATATTGAAATGGACTTTGGGTCAGATGTCCGAGATATTGTTGATGGAGTAACGAAATTGGGAAAAGTAGAATACAAATCCCATGAAGAACAATTAGCCGAAAATCACCGGAAAATGTTGATGGCCATGTCGAAAGACATTCGTGTTATCTTAGTTAAACTTGCTGACCGACTTCACAATATGCGAACTTTAAAGCATCTGCGCAAAGATAAGCAAGAACGTATCTCCCGTGAAACGATGGAAATTTATGCACCGCTTGCTCATCGTTTAGGGATTAGCCGTATTAAATGGGAACTAGAAGACTTGGCTTTTCGTTATCTCAATGAGTCGGAATTTTATAAAATTTCCCATATGATGCGTGAAAAACGCAGAGAGCGTGAAGCACTAGTGGATGAGATTGTTGATAAAATTATCACCTATACCAGAGAGCAAGGCTTATATGGCGACGTCTATGGCCGACCTAAGCATATATATTCTATCTACCGTAAAATGCGTGATAAAAAGAAACGTTTTGATCAGATTTTTGATTTGATTGCTATTCGTTGTGTCATGGAAACTCAAAGTGATGTTTATGCCATGGTTGGCTACATTCACGAATTATGGCGTCCAATGCCTGGTCGCTTTAAGGATTATATTGCTGCACCTAAGGCTAACGGTTACCAATCCATTCACACAACCGTTTATGGGCCAAAAGGACCAATTGAAATTCAGATTAGAACCAAAGATATGCACCAAGTTGCTGAGTATGGTGTAGCTGCACATTGGGCCTATAAAAAAGGTGTCAAAGGCAAAGTTAGTCAGTCTGATCAGAAAGTTGGTATGAACTGGATTAACGAGTTGGTGGAATTACAAGATGCGTCCAACGGCGATGCTAAAGATTTTGTTGATTCGGTCAAAGAAGATATATTTTCTGAACGCATTTATGTCTTCACCCCAAACGGTGCTGTTCAAGAACTACCAAAGGAGTCTGGGCCGATCGATTTTGCTTATGCTATCCATACCCAAGTTGGTGAAAAAGCAACGGGTGCTAGGGTTAATGGCAAAATGGTTCCCCTTACGGCCAAGTTAAAAACTGGCGATGTGGTTGAAATTGTCACCAATCCAAATTCATTTGGGCCAAGCCGAGACTGGATTAAGATTGTTAAAACCAATAAAGCGCGGAATAAAATTCGCCAATTCTTTAAAAACCAAGATAAGGAATTATCGGTTAATAAAGGACGTGAACTTTTGGTCAACTATTTCCAAGAACAAGGTTATGTTGCAAACAAGTATTTGGAAAAGCGACGCATGGAGGAAATTCTTCCTCGCCTCAGTGTTAAAAGCGTAGAATCTCTCTATGCGGCAGTCGGTTTTGGTGATTTGAGCCCAGTCTCTATTTTTAACAAGTTAACAGAAAAAGAACGACGTGAAGAAGAGAGAGCTAAAGCAAAAGCTGAAGCAGAAGAGTTAGTCAAGGGCGGAGAGGTCAAACACGAAAATAAAGAGGTTCTTAAAGTTCGTAGTGAGAATGGTGTTATCATTCAAGGAGCAAGCGGCCTTTTGATGAGAATTGCTAAATGTTGTAATCCAGTTCCGGGGGATCCTATTGAAGGATACATTACCAAAGGCCGAGGTATTGCTATTCACAGAGCTGATTGTAATAATATTAAGAGTCAAGAAGGTTATGAGCAACGTTTGATTGAAGTTGAGTGGGATATGGAGAATTTCAGTAAAGATTATCAAGCTGAAATTGATATCTATGGCTTAAATCGTAGTGGTTTATTAAATGATGTCTTACAAATATTGTCAAATTCAACCAAAAGTATTTCGGCTGTCAATGCACAACCAACTAAAGATATGAAATTTGCCAATATCCATGTTAGTTTTGGTATTCCGAACCTCACCCAATTAACGACAGTAGTGGAAAAAATTAAGACTGTTCCTGATATATATAATGTTAAACGAACAAATGGTTAA
- the dtd gene encoding D-aminoacyl-tRNA deacylase: protein MRVIIQRVTQASVSIDGEVAGAIKKGLLLLVGFGPDDNQDDLDYAVRKITQMRIFSDKEEKMNLSLLDVEGSILSISQFTLFANTKKGNRPAFIGAANPDLAKNLYKRFNQMLAEYCSVEKGVFGADMQVSLNNDGPVTIILDTKQR from the coding sequence ATGCGTGTTATTATTCAACGAGTGACCCAAGCTTCAGTCTCTATTGATGGGGAAGTAGCTGGCGCTATTAAGAAAGGATTACTGTTGTTAGTAGGTTTTGGCCCAGATGATAACCAAGATGATTTAGACTATGCTGTGCGTAAAATTACACAAATGCGTATTTTTTCAGATAAAGAAGAAAAAATGAACTTATCACTTCTTGATGTCGAAGGATCTATTCTATCTATTTCACAATTTACCTTGTTTGCCAATACCAAAAAGGGAAATCGACCTGCATTTATCGGTGCTGCTAATCCTGACTTGGCTAAAAATTTATATAAACGCTTCAATCAGATGCTAGCGGAGTATTGTTCAGTGGAAAAGGGAGTTTTCGGTGCAGATATGCAAGTGTCCTTGAACAACGATGGACCTGTGACCATTATCTTGGATACCAAACAGAGATAA
- a CDS encoding helix-turn-helix domain-containing protein, which produces MELKEYFPKSQVNHLPFMGEDWVTIAEEDHYIHLAKEALTARELFLLEKFDLLDYMAKPSTSPWQDYLLLKKGPLPEPLSHFQFIFLEHKVTLAEDLLDLFKSLIPSLVAIVHINKSRTALLIDQSQESDLLSLFADILPTIESDFGIALSVFIGNNWLDNKGQGLSGYFDEENLLLTSYQTQKGEKQLFSFSELLLWGMMTQLELPMLEKHFYHHLVQNKEVSDLVLSLWQCQGNLVQTAQKLYIHRNSLQYKLEKTKRQTGLNLKNLDDLTFAYLFIQKQ; this is translated from the coding sequence ATGGAACTAAAAGAGTATTTCCCAAAGAGTCAAGTGAATCATTTGCCCTTTATGGGTGAAGACTGGGTAACAATTGCTGAAGAAGACCACTATATCCATCTAGCAAAAGAAGCCTTAACAGCTAGAGAATTGTTTTTGTTGGAAAAGTTTGACCTCCTTGATTACATGGCTAAGCCTTCCACGTCGCCATGGCAAGATTATTTACTTCTCAAAAAAGGACCGTTACCAGAACCCTTGAGCCATTTTCAGTTTATCTTTTTAGAACATAAAGTAACCTTGGCGGAGGATCTATTGGATCTCTTTAAGTCACTCATTCCTTCTTTAGTAGCTATAGTACATATTAATAAATCAAGAACAGCTTTATTGATTGATCAGTCTCAAGAGAGTGACTTATTAAGCCTGTTTGCTGATATATTACCGACTATTGAAAGTGACTTTGGCATTGCCTTATCAGTATTTATAGGGAATAACTGGTTAGATAATAAGGGTCAAGGGTTGAGTGGTTACTTTGACGAAGAAAATCTTTTATTAACATCTTACCAAACACAAAAAGGCGAGAAGCAACTCTTTTCATTTTCTGAATTACTTCTGTGGGGAATGATGACACAATTAGAACTTCCAATGCTAGAGAAGCATTTTTACCATCATTTAGTCCAAAATAAAGAGGTCTCAGATTTAGTACTTAGCCTTTGGCAATGCCAAGGAAATCTTGTGCAGACAGCTCAAAAACTTTATATTCATCGGAATTCACTCCAATATAAACTGGAAAAAACCAAACGGCAAACAGGGCTCAATCTCAAAAATCTTGATGATTTGACCTTTGCTTATCTTTTCATCCAGAAACAATAG
- a CDS encoding ABC transporter ATP-binding protein — MVELNLNHIYKKYPNTTHYAVEDFDLDIKDKEFIVFVGPSGCGKSTTLRMIAGLEDISEGELKIDGEVVNDKSPKDRDIAMVFQNYALYPHMTVYDNMAFGLKLRKYKKADIDQRVKEAAQILGLTEFLDRKPADLSGGQRQRVAMGRAIVRDAKVFLMDEPLSNLDAKLRVSMRAEIAKIHRRIGSTTIYVTHDQTEAMTLADRIVIMSATKNPEGNGTIGKIEQVGSPQELYNLPANKFVAGFIGSPAMNFFDVTFDGERIISPDGLNIAIAEGQAKMLKEAGYEGKQVTFGIRPEDISANLLVEETFPNANVEAEVLVSELLGSETMLYVKLGNTEFASRVDARDFHNPGEKVSLTFNVSKGHFFDIDTEKAIR, encoded by the coding sequence ATGGTAGAATTAAACTTAAATCACATTTACAAGAAGTATCCTAATACAACACATTACGCAGTTGAAGATTTTGACTTGGATATCAAGGATAAAGAATTTATCGTTTTTGTAGGCCCATCAGGTTGTGGAAAATCAACAACTCTTCGCATGATTGCAGGACTTGAAGATATTTCTGAAGGGGAATTGAAAATTGATGGGGAAGTGGTTAATGACAAGTCACCAAAAGATCGTGATATTGCTATGGTTTTCCAAAACTATGCCCTTTACCCACACATGACTGTTTATGATAATATGGCTTTTGGCCTTAAGTTGCGTAAATATAAGAAAGCTGACATTGACCAACGTGTTAAAGAAGCTGCACAAATCCTAGGATTAACAGAATTCTTGGATCGTAAACCTGCTGATTTGTCTGGTGGACAACGTCAACGTGTCGCTATGGGGCGTGCTATTGTCCGTGATGCCAAGGTTTTCCTTATGGATGAGCCATTATCAAACTTAGATGCTAAATTACGTGTATCCATGCGTGCTGAAATTGCTAAAATTCATCGCCGCATTGGCTCTACAACAATTTATGTTACTCATGACCAGACAGAAGCTATGACCTTGGCTGATCGGATTGTCATTATGAGTGCAACTAAAAACCCTGAAGGTAACGGGACAATTGGTAAAATTGAACAGGTAGGTTCACCACAAGAACTCTATAATTTACCAGCAAATAAATTTGTTGCGGGCTTTATCGGTAGCCCAGCCATGAATTTCTTTGATGTAACCTTTGATGGTGAGCGTATCATCAGTCCAGATGGTCTTAATATCGCTATTGCTGAAGGACAAGCAAAAATGCTCAAAGAAGCAGGCTATGAAGGTAAACAAGTTACATTTGGTATCCGCCCAGAAGATATCTCAGCTAACTTACTTGTCGAAGAAACATTCCCAAATGCTAATGTTGAAGCAGAGGTTTTAGTTTCTGAGTTATTGGGTTCTGAAACAATGCTTTACGTTAAACTTGGTAATACAGAATTTGCATCTCGCGTTGATGCGCGTGATTTCCATAACCCAGGTGAAAAAGTAAGCTTAACCTTTAATGTTTCTAAGGGACACTTCTTTGACATTGATACTGAAAAAGCCATTCGTTAA